From the genome of Vitis riparia cultivar Riparia Gloire de Montpellier isolate 1030 chromosome 11, EGFV_Vit.rip_1.0, whole genome shotgun sequence:
AATCTACATGAAGCGATAATGACAAAGTAAGATGATGATAAATAAGATTAAACACTCAAAAGAACTTTTCATATCAAACAAAACAGAAATAAGGGTACAACCATAACCTCAGTTTTAGATGCCGATATTCCATAGGCTGAACATTGCAATTTCAATATAATTCGAAATAAATGATGAaagtaaattttcataaaatgcaCATGAGTCTTTGGGAGTAAAGCTTTAATACAAAGTGAAAACAACATAGTGACAACAGACAACATATTTTCAAGATGCTTCAATTTGGTTTTTGGGAAAATTACAATCATCTCCCCTGAGATTGCCAAATTACGCTAACCTCCCTTCTGGTTACACTACCACAGGGTTCCCCCTAGTTGACCATCCAGCAGTGAAAAATGTTGACGACTTTACAGTTGCCTCATAGGAATCAAATTAGACTCAGTTGAACCATTAACCTAACAGAAGTACTATTTtgtgcttattttaaaataatgcaaACATATAATTACAATCACTTTGGCACTGGGTATTCCCAAAACAGGTATGATTCAGTTGGTTGAATCCAATAATACATGTACATTGCCACTCTAGCCCGCCTTCCCCCTTCAGGGCAGATTTAATGCAAATATCTGAATTATAGCAAGGCCCCCCACTACTGATGCCAGAATGATGTTTCCACCGTAAAGCAGATTAATaaggaaatttatttatttttttataagagattaataaggaaaataacTAACCCCTACTGTTTAGCTTTGTATAATCCCACTTTCAATTTGTTCTTTGCTCTTCTCATTGTTTGATGGCAAGCAAGAATCTCAATCAAAGCCCTTTTCTTATTGTAGATTTTCTCATATGACTCTTGGCTCAAGTCCTCTTCATGGTTTCTAAGTTATCAGCATaactaaaaattgaattttctcaaTATGCAGAAAGACTTGCCTGTACTGTTAAGATACCAGGTGATAGTCATTCATAGTTCACCTACAATACTATTTAAGTCCTCAATGGCAAATTTCTGTACCAAAGATTCTTGCGAATCCAGAGCTCGAAGGTAACATGAATATTCCAGTTTTCCTGTACTGAAACCCATAATAGCTAGCAGGgaagaaaaacctaaaataacAGCTATTAACATGAAAAGGCCAAAACAGTAATTTGTTTCCTGGTTCTTCCCCGAAGCGTGTTCTGACAAAAGCCTTTTCAGTTAATAAGATAGCACACTGTAaatgaaaattagaatgaaatcTAGTAACAAGGATCTTAAACCTAAGTAGATATGACAGCCTCCCGTAACAGAGATGAAAAGAACTAAATACATTCCTTGAGTACTTAAGTCTTAATTACCAGTTGCACTTTGTCAAATTTAGACCCAGCTGGGGCACGCAAATTTGATTTCCCACCAGAGTTCCCATGATCTGATTTTGGAGCTGCTGCAGAGAAAAGGCTCTCAAGCTCTGACATGTCAATCTCTGGAGCCCTAGGATGGGCAGGAAAGAAACATTAAAACCTGAAAAACTGAAAGTATTTGGAAAgcatgatataacaaatttaTCTCTCTCAGCAAAGCACCACATACTTGGAAGCTTCACCAGATTTTTGTGTCTCAGCCCATAAGCTTCCTGACACTGCCCTTGTTAACTTTAACCAATGCAGTGGCTTCAGTTTTTTGGTCTGATAATTCCTTGAACTTATAGTACGTGACATATTTCGTCCATTTGAAATAGCAGGATAACCACAAGGTGCTGGTGGGGCTGGATATCCAGAAGCAGAACAAGACACTGGAGAAATAGCATCCATCTTTGAGACCTCTTTGGAAAAAGTTGCAGGCGGAGGAGGTACAGCAGGAACATGTGAAGAATCCTCCAATGCAGGGTTAAATTTAGATGAAAATGCTGGGGCAGGAGGGGGTGGTGGTGGCACTGGGGATGTAGTTTTTCCAGAGTGAGAAGGAGGTGGAGGTGGTACAGCTCTAGTAGATAGGTTTTTCTTCAAAGgtggagggggagggggagggggaggcAGTGTTGATGAAGTAATGATAAGAGCTGGAGAGGGGGAAGTGGAATTAGATGATGATTCATGAAAACTGGTACTTGCAACTGGAGTCTCAGGTGCAGGAAGTGGAGGAACCAATGATGACTGATCTCTACCTAGTAAATATTTTTCAGATTGTTTGGCAAGTGTAAGGTGTGTTGATTTGGAAGCTGAAAATTGATGAGGAGGTAGCTGTGGCAGCTGCTGTGGtactggtggtggtggtggtggaggaggaggtggtggaggAGAAGCAAGAGTTTTTGTAGCACTGGCTGTCAAGGTTGGTTGAATTGGAAGCGGTTGGTGTGGACCTAGTGGTGTTGGTGGTGAAATCGAAACACCTTTCTGCTCCACAGATTTATGCGCATCTGAAAAATCTAGGCTTGGGTCTGATGAGATATATTCAGGAAACAGAGGCGTAATGCCGGTTGCTGAGGATGAACTATGGTATCTTGACACAGGCTTCTTCTTACTCATGTCTGCAAATGTAGATGGCTCTGATGAGGACCCAGAATCACTCTTTATACTGAAGGTTGTGGAGTTCATAGTTTCTCTTTCCATTGCTGCAGTCTGTTGTCTCTCCTGAAGTTGAGGCTCAGCCTTCCTTTCATTCACATCTGCACCTTCAGATGGTTTTTGTGAGAGGAAATGCTTATTCTCTAGAGCAAAGGATGAAAATTTCTCAGCATTATCCTCTGAAGATGCTGGCTTCTGTTTCCCCTGAACCTTTTCAGTAATTAATTCCTGCAATGAAGTGCTAGTTTCTACGCTCCCAGGGGAATCAGTTTCTACCCTTCCTTGGACAACATTTGATGCGGTTATTTGTTGAAGCACATTTAAAGCAGCATCTGTTTTTGGATCTAGCCAATCCACATGGCTAAAAATTTCATGAACTTTGGCAAATGCTTCCACTGGAAGTCCATCCTTCTCCTCAAAGCAAGACAAATCCACTGTAACAACAGAAGCAGCAGCATCCATATCTGAAAAAAGAACCTTCACCCAAATGGTAACCAAAGAGCATGCATTTTTGTTAGAAAGGAACAACATCACAGGACTACTCTTAATCAAATGTGAAGAAGAGACATACCTCTGCTCTAAAATCCTTTGGAAATTGATCCTTAGCATTCCACAATATATCGATTTCATCACGATTAagcattaaaatatttgacCTTATAAAAGCTGTGTTAAACATGAGCCGAAATATCATTTCCTCATATTCTGTGTCATCATTCAAGTTAATACACTCGAGCACAACATCTCCTTGAATATGGCAATTGATGTCAATTTTAACTAGTTCACATTCCTCCTGCAAGAACATTGTTTAGGGATTCCAGACAATAGGGTTAAGATTGGACCAATTTGAAATTGCACTTGGTataaatagaacaaaaaaaaataatagacacaaaaaatataatatagaaaTATTGAATAGAATTGAACTTCTGCtaccaaaaatattattgaCCCATAACGAATTAGAGCACAACAAAACAGCCTCTCAGCTAAATTGGAGTCCCAAATTCCAGATCAAAGCATAGCCCAGTCAAGAAGATCCCAGAAAATGAGTTGATTTATTCCTTACTCCTTTCCACCACACCACAACCAATTCTCCTTTTTCCACCTCTGTAGTATGGGTTTGGTAACAAAAAGTCCCAAGTTTCAGACTGACCATTCCAAACCAGGGGTTTTGAGTCATAGCAATCAAGCCATGTTTAACATCAACCCAGGTCACCCATGCCTGAATTTCC
Proteins encoded in this window:
- the LOC117925619 gene encoding LOW QUALITY PROTEIN: formin-like protein 13 (The sequence of the model RefSeq protein was modified relative to this genomic sequence to represent the inferred CDS: inserted 1 base in 1 codon); protein product: MALLRKLFYRKPPDGLLEICDRVHVFDCCFTTDAWEEENYKVYIRGIVGQLRDHIPDASILVFNFHEGEGQSQIANFLSDFDMTIMDYPRHYEGCPLLTMEVIHHFLRSSESWLSLGPNNLLLMHCERGGWPILAFMLAALLIYRKHYTGEQKTLEMIYKQSPCELLQCLSPLNPVPSQLRYLQYISRRNMASEWPPLDRALTLDCVIIRLVPDFDGERGCRPIFRIYGQDPFLVADRTPKLLFSTPKKSKTIRHYKQEECELVKIDINCHIQGDVVLECINLNDDTEYEEMIFRLMFNTAFIRSNILMLNRDEIDILWNAKDQFPKDFRAEVLFSDMDAAASVVTVDLSCFEEKDGLPVEAFAKVHEIFSHVDWLDPKTDAALNVLQQITASNVVQGRVETDSPGSVETSTSLQELITEKVQGKQKPASSEDNAEKFSSFALENKHFLSQKPSEGADVNERKAEPQLQERQQTAAMERETMNSTTFSIKSDSGSSSEPSTFADMSKKKPVSRYHSSSSATGITPLFPEYISSDPSLDFSDAHKSVEQKGVSISPPTPLGPHQPLPIQPTLTASATKTLASPPPPPPPPPPPPVPQQLPQLPPHQFSASKSTHLTLAKQSEKYLLGRDQSSLVPPLPAPETPVASTSFHESSSNSTSPSPALIITSSTLPPPPPPPPPLKKNLSTRAVPPPPPSHSGKTTSPVPPPPPPAPAFSSKFNPALEDSSHVPAVPPPPATFSKEVSKMDAISPVSCSASGYPAPPAPCGYPAISNGRNMSRTISSRNYQTKKLKPLHWLKLTRAVSGSLWAETQKSGEASKAPEIDMSELESLFSAAAPKSDHGNSGGKSNLRAPAGSKFDKVQLIEHRRAYNCEIMLSKVKVPLHELMSSVLALEDSALDVDQVDNLIKFCPTKDEIELLKGYKGEKEKLGKCEQFLLELMQVPRVETKLRVFSFKIQFPSLVSYLRTSLNVVNSAAEEIKNSVKLKRIMQTILQLGNALNQGTSRGSAIGFRLDSLLKIADTRARNKKTTLMHYLCKVLADKLPEVLDFSKDLASLEPASKRQLKFLAEEMQAISKGLEKVMQELSSSENDGPISENFCKTLKKFLHFAETEVRSLASLYSGVGRNVDALILYXGEDPARCPFEQVISTLLDFVRMFNQAHQQNCKDLELKKKQESQGIA